The following are encoded together in the Malaya genurostris strain Urasoe2022 chromosome 3, Malgen_1.1, whole genome shotgun sequence genome:
- the LOC131438655 gene encoding regulator of microtubule dynamics protein 1-like isoform X1 — MPYVGFLCYYWCSSRCPECQQGSNMKRRAMPDTQEIIRRADELFDEYKYEEVINFLRQHLQPSEYEILWRFVRALYSLYKEDKSAHELVLEGFQTASRLLEIAPKASASHKYYAIFFGEKAGIEGTKQQILSLTEVLAHIKIAKEENALDPYVWHLEGAFYEKLASLQWYEKLFVYALNKDLVQPSYDDALRCLLKAELIRSGFLSLNQFLIGKIYFQQKKYESARPYLTRLANREVVRTADDKFSKEVAIQLLGKM; from the exons AAACGGAGAGCTATGCCAGACACACAGGAAATTATCCGGAGAGCAGACGAACTGTTCGATGAATATAAGTATGAAGAAGTTATCAATTTTCTCAGGCAGCATCTC CAACCTTCGGAATATGAAATCCTGTGGCGCTTTGTTCGAGCTCTCTATTCACTGTACAAGGAGGACAAATCGGCCCACGAGTTAGTACTGGAAGGTTTCCAAACCGCATCCCGTCTTTTGGAAATAGCCCCAAAAGCATCCGCATCGCATAAGTATTATGCAATATTTTTCGGTGAAAAAGCAGGAATTGAGGGAACTAAACAGCAGATTCTATCGCTTACCGAAGTGCTCGCACACATCAAAATCGCCAAGGAGGAGAACGCACTTGATCCCTATGTGTGGCATCTGGAAGGAGCCTTCTACGAGAAGCTGGCCAGTTTGCAGTGGTATGAGAAGTTGTTTGTGTACGCTTTAAACAAAGATCTGGTTCAACCTAGCTATGATGACGCGTTACGATGCTTGCTGAAGGCGGAACTAATTCGGTCCGGGTTTCTGTCACTCAATCAATTTCTAATCGGAAAGATATATTTTCAACAGAAAAAGTACGAAAGTGCGAGACCGTACCTTACCCGCCTTGCCAATCGTGAAGTAGTTCG AACTGCAGATGACAAATTCTCGAAGGAAGTGGCAATACAATTGTTGGGGAAAATGTGA
- the LOC131438655 gene encoding regulator of microtubule dynamics protein 1-like isoform X2: protein MPDTQEIIRRADELFDEYKYEEVINFLRQHLQPSEYEILWRFVRALYSLYKEDKSAHELVLEGFQTASRLLEIAPKASASHKYYAIFFGEKAGIEGTKQQILSLTEVLAHIKIAKEENALDPYVWHLEGAFYEKLASLQWYEKLFVYALNKDLVQPSYDDALRCLLKAELIRSGFLSLNQFLIGKIYFQQKKYESARPYLTRLANREVVRTADDKFSKEVAIQLLGKM, encoded by the exons ATGCCAGACACACAGGAAATTATCCGGAGAGCAGACGAACTGTTCGATGAATATAAGTATGAAGAAGTTATCAATTTTCTCAGGCAGCATCTC CAACCTTCGGAATATGAAATCCTGTGGCGCTTTGTTCGAGCTCTCTATTCACTGTACAAGGAGGACAAATCGGCCCACGAGTTAGTACTGGAAGGTTTCCAAACCGCATCCCGTCTTTTGGAAATAGCCCCAAAAGCATCCGCATCGCATAAGTATTATGCAATATTTTTCGGTGAAAAAGCAGGAATTGAGGGAACTAAACAGCAGATTCTATCGCTTACCGAAGTGCTCGCACACATCAAAATCGCCAAGGAGGAGAACGCACTTGATCCCTATGTGTGGCATCTGGAAGGAGCCTTCTACGAGAAGCTGGCCAGTTTGCAGTGGTATGAGAAGTTGTTTGTGTACGCTTTAAACAAAGATCTGGTTCAACCTAGCTATGATGACGCGTTACGATGCTTGCTGAAGGCGGAACTAATTCGGTCCGGGTTTCTGTCACTCAATCAATTTCTAATCGGAAAGATATATTTTCAACAGAAAAAGTACGAAAGTGCGAGACCGTACCTTACCCGCCTTGCCAATCGTGAAGTAGTTCG AACTGCAGATGACAAATTCTCGAAGGAAGTGGCAATACAATTGTTGGGGAAAATGTGA